TCTCATCAAATATGCCTAAAATTTCAGAGCCTAATGTGTGTTTAAGCACCTCGCCTAAATGCAAATTCGCAGACGGCTCAAGCGCTGAAACTAAAATTTTTCTACTCATTTTTATCCATAGTTTTTTAGTAGATTATAGCTTGTTTAACTTAAAAAATTTAACAAGCTCTCGCATTTGTCCTATCCATGGCCCGACAAATCGCAAAAAGCAACACTCCTGCACCAAAACAAAGTATAAAAAATAATATAAAAAAATGAAAAAGTGTTGAAATTTCATAACCAAAAATTTGAGGATACGAGCTTGGCAAGTTATTTGCCTTTAAAATTTCAAGTGTCACCTCTGAAATTTCAGCCCTTTGGTTTAAAATTTCTTTTAAATTTATACCAAGTTCGCTTGCTTTTATGAATTTGTCGGCTGTTGGAGGAAGAAGTGAGGCTAAAGTGCCAGATAGTGCGTAACCTGTGGCATTTGCAAGGTAAAATATACCAAAAATAAGTCCCAAAAGTCTCTTTGGGGAAAGCTTTGCTACAAGAGCAAAACCGATAGGTGAAACTAAAAGTTCGGCACAAGTATGCATAAAATAAAGCAAAATAAACCATCTTATATGAAGCAGCTCATCACCCAAATCGCGAACATTTAAAGCTATGATAAGATAGCTAACACCCATCAAGCAAAGCCCCAAAGCTTGCTTATAAAGTCCGTTTGGCTCCAAATTTTTACGTCCCAGCTTTATGTAAAATGCCGAGAAAACAAAACTGAGCACAAGCACAAAAAGCGGGTTAAACATACTTATCATAGAAGGAGGGATGTCAAAACCAAGCAAATTTCTATCCATTTGGTTGTTTGCTATAAATGTTAGCGACGAGCCTATTTGCTCAAAACTCGCCCAAAAAAAGACGATAAACACAGCACTTATAAAGATAGTGATGATATTTTTTCTCTCATCCTTACTGATGCTTTCATCAAGCAAAACATAAAAACCAAGTGAGATACCAAAGGCATAAATAGTCGGATAAAGGTAGCTTTTAACAATATTTGCACCGCTTGAAAAATAGCTAATAGCCGCAAAAATAAGCACAAAGACAAATAACGAAACAAGTGCGTTTTTAAGATCAAATCTTATACCATCACTAACCTTTGGCGTGAAATTTTCATCATTTTTACAAAATACGACAAAGACCAAAAGTCCGATACTCATAGCAACAAAAGCCGACAAAAAGCCAAATTTAAATGCAGATACATCACGAACTCCGTTAACAACGACATCTCCAAAGTAAGGCACGATAAACGATCCAAGAAGTACGCCCAAATTTAAAAAGAAGTAGTATGAACTAAAAACAGCGTCCATACTTACGTTCCTAGGTGCTTTTATGCTTAAAAGTGCCGTTATACTAGGCTTAAAAAAGCCGTTGCCACACATAACCAAAACAGCACCACAAAGCGTAAGCCAAGCACCGCCAAAACTACTGGCATTTGCATAAAAAAACAGCTGCGCTACCGTAAGTAAAGCACACCCGATAATCACGCTTTTATGATATCCTAAAAATTTATCCGCCAAAAAACCGCCAATGATAGGAGTAAGGTAACTAAGAGCCAAAAAGGCACCATAGTATATGGCTGCATCTGTTTCGCTAATGGCTAAAAAGTGCACCAAGAAAAGTGCAAATATCGCGCGCATACCGTAAAAGTTAAATTTCTCCCACATCTCCGTGGAAAACAAAACCCGAATTTTTTTCAAACCTATCCCCTTAAAAAACAATACTCGTTTTTGCGTGTTATCCTAAAATTTCTCTTATGCTTTTTTCACACAAAGCCATTGCTTTTTCGCACTCTTCTTGTGTGATATTTAGTGGAGGGTTAAAATATATAACATCTCCCAATGGACGTAATAATAGTCCGTTTTTAAGAGCTTTTTTATAAATTTCATATCCAACTCGCCTGCTTGCCTTAAATGCTTGCTTCAGGCTTTTGTCCTCTACAAGCTCGATAGCATTTATAAGACCTATTTGCCTTATCTCGCCGACATTTTTATGTCCTAGTAACACTTTGCTTAGTGTTTCGTTTAAAAATTTAGCCGTTTTATTTGCTCGTGTTAAAACATCATCGTTTTCAATAATATCTAGAACCGCTAAAGCCGCCGCACAACCAAGTGGGTTACCGCTATAAGTATGTGAGTGCATGAAAGCCTTGCCTTCACTATAAGGAGCATAGAATGCATCATAAATTTTTTGCGTAGTCGCAGTGATAGACATAGGCATATAGCCCCCCGTTAGACCCTTACTAAGTGTCATGA
This is a stretch of genomic DNA from Campylobacter sp. RM6914. It encodes these proteins:
- a CDS encoding peptide MFS transporter — its product is MKKIRVLFSTEMWEKFNFYGMRAIFALFLVHFLAISETDAAIYYGAFLALSYLTPIIGGFLADKFLGYHKSVIIGCALLTVAQLFFYANASSFGGAWLTLCGAVLVMCGNGFFKPSITALLSIKAPRNVSMDAVFSSYYFFLNLGVLLGSFIVPYFGDVVVNGVRDVSAFKFGFLSAFVAMSIGLLVFVVFCKNDENFTPKVSDGIRFDLKNALVSLFVFVLIFAAISYFSSGANIVKSYLYPTIYAFGISLGFYVLLDESISKDERKNIITIFISAVFIVFFWASFEQIGSSLTFIANNQMDRNLLGFDIPPSMISMFNPLFVLVLSFVFSAFYIKLGRKNLEPNGLYKQALGLCLMGVSYLIIALNVRDLGDELLHIRWFILLYFMHTCAELLVSPIGFALVAKLSPKRLLGLIFGIFYLANATGYALSGTLASLLPPTADKFIKASELGINLKEILNQRAEISEVTLEILKANNLPSSYPQIFGYEISTLFHFFILFFILCFGAGVLLFAICRAMDRTNARAC